Genomic window (Oscillospiraceae bacterium):
CTTTGCGCCAAAGGAAAGCATTGTATATGCTTGCCATCTTATTTCCGCTTCACCCGGATCGCGCATTTCCCTGCTCCAGCTGCAGGTCTGGATATATACCCAGAAATCACGACCGCTGTTACGGCAGGCATCTGCAACAAGCTCGATGTTCTTTACATAATCCTTATAAGAATATGGGATATATTCCGAAGGGAATCTTTCAGGGCGCTGCGGGTCTTCCTTGCGTTTACATGGATAGATATCAACGCAGATATAGGATGTATCTATCTTTTTAACGTACTGATCAAGATAATCTTTGTACGAGGTTTTTGCGGTTTCAAAATATTCGATAGGCGCCATCCATGCACCGCCTGAAAGCTGACGGTCATTGGCATACATGGGGAGCAGATTGATATAAGGCACAATGTCGGGAAAGTGTTTTCTGAAAGCATCCATGCTCTTTCTCAATTCATCATAATGCACGGTACCCGGCTCGTCAACAAACAAGAAATGAGTAAATGCAGGCTCCTCCTTATACCATAATTCATCACGCTTTTCTTCGTCATACATCTGTGCGCCCATATAGCGCTTAACGGCAGCTTCATTATAAGCTATGGCTTCTATGCCGTATTTTGCCATAAGAGCAAAAAACTCCTTGCAGGATGAAATACTATCGGTGCACATTGTGATTATATCCACACCCATATCTGCAAGCGCCTTTACGTGTTCTTCGTCATAAAAAGCAGTAGCAGCCATTGCACCCGTGCGTATGCGGTCCTTTTTTAAAGTTTCAACAAGTGTTTTTTCTGACATTTTACTTTTTCTCCCTCATATTTATTTTATCATCAAAAACTATTATACCGATTTCATCTCACAAGGCTTAAGATTAACTTTAAATTCCTCGCCGTTTCTTATCACAGTGGCAACTATCTCACTGTCAAAATCGGTGTTGAGCAAATACACCTTATCGCCCTCATAAACTGAGAAACGGAGTCTGTCACTGCCGTATACCTTTATCGGGCAGTTTCTGTGACTCGCGGTAACAAGCTCTCTTACAACTGTTCTGTAAACAGAGTAGATGCTTCCGGCGCCCGGATAATCCAAGCTTGTAATAAGTATGGCATATCCGTTTCCAACCTTATTTTCGACCACAACAGGTTGTGGATTGGGGTTTTCTTCTTCGTAATAATACTGAGTTGCATAACAGGCTGTCTTTCCGTTTTCAAGGCATGCGGGCGCATATTTAACATAACCGTTTGAAAGCAACGGGTCAGTACTTGCCGGACAAATCGGATACAGCACATCATCCATTATACTATTGTTAAACTTAAAGCCCGCATTTGACAAATATGCATTTTGGGCATCGAGAGTGCATCCGAAAAGATCTCTCACATCGCCGCCGTGTATCAGTTCAACTTCGCCGTTCCTGGAAGCTGTGGTATTAAGGTGAGCCGCTGTTATAAGAAGTCTGCCGCCTCTTGATACATATTCCTTAAGATTAGCGTATATTTCCTCTGTCATAGTATTCCAGCCTGTAAATATAAGATAATCATAATCGCAAAGAGCCTCAGCAGGACTGCACACGTTAATTACATCATACTGACCGTACGCAGGTGCACCGCTTAAATCGATGTCCCCATAATTGTGAACATCATGCCAGTTTCTGCGCACATTAATCTCGTCCATTATTCTCCAGCTGAATTCAGGTGCACTGTAACCCCATTCCTTTTCGCTGAACCGGTTCCAGAGTGATGAGCCTGCCCTCCAGCTACTCCAGCCGTCACAATTTCCCTGAAGAAAGGCAAGCTTTACCTTGGGTCCGCCGTCAGGTCTTATATCCTTTGTCGTATAATCTGCAAACTCGCGCAATACATCTCTGTAATGCTGGGAAATGGGATTGTTAAACGGAGCGCTCACTCCCTTGGCAAAAAGACAAAGGTCGCCGCTCTCCAGAATGAACACATCGGAGCCGCACATATAACCATAATCATAAATCATTCTCAAGCGCTTGCTTTTAAGAACATCCGCGGGTCTGTTTCCGGCATAACACTCATGAGCTATGTATGTTATCCACTTGGGACATTTATGCGCTTTCGCCGTGGCACGTACCATCGGAATCATTATCTCCGGATTTCCACACATTGCCTCCACCATCGGGAAAGCAAGCTTTGACTCCATGGTATATGGCAAAAGTGATGTAGCTTCAATTATGCTGAGCTTGTTTTTTACATCTTCGGGAAGATTCACGCTGTCAAAGAATTCATTTACATAGCTGATAAACTTATCCTTTGCCTCTTTCATATCCTTGTATGGCTGTTCCTTGTTTCCGTAAACGTCCGGGAATCCCGAACCTTTACATCCGAACATACTGCCAAGCTCGGGAAGGAAGCATCCCACAAAATAATCTCCGCCGATTTCTTGCATTTTAGAAATAAGCTCACCGCTTAAACCAAAATCACCGTCATGTGTTCCCGTGAACGAAAAGTATATCTTGTTTGCTCGCATAAATTCGGCAATTTCCAGAAACTTTTTTTCCCTTGCCTTCTCTTCTTCAGTACCAACGCAACCATAGTCTACATCACCGGCTGCAGAAAATGCAGCATAATTAATTTTGCTTGCAATACAGCGCCACTTAATCTGCTCAATCACAGTATCTATGTTGAACTCAAATTGACCTATTCTTATTCCGTTTATTATTCCCACGACGGTCTCCTCATTAATGTAATTAATCTATATCATTCTAAATATTTAATTATAAATTCCTGTCAAAAAAATCCATAAATACATTCCAATCTTCTCTTGAAATAAAATGCCGTCCCTTGCGAATGTAAAAACCAATTTCACCTTCAATCAAAGGCTCTCCGTGGTTCGGCATTTTTTCATCTGAAACAAGTCCCTCTCCGCCAAGCATCCGGTAAGCACGGCTTACCTCAAACAGAGACAAGTATTCAGACAGCGGATCCATTCCCGCATCATCCGTAGCACCTGTTACAAAAACATACCCGGGTGCCTGACATGCCATCAAAAAGTGCATATCATAGGGCAGATCGGTATGCGGTGTCTCATTGAAGCTCTTAAATTTCTCACAAAAGAAATTATAGCTTCCAATTCTCATAAAGTCCGGAACATCTTCTCCTACGTGGCCACGGATAACACCACACCCTCCATAATTGGTGTTATTTCCGTATGCTATATAAAATCTCGGGTCTTGTGCCCTGCACCAGAGCGCCGTCTTTCCCAGTCTTGAATGTCCCGCAATGGCTATCCTTTCTGTGTTTATATCATCTCTTGTCACAAGATAGTCCATAATGCGGCTTGCACCATACGCCCAAATTCCAACAAGACCCCATTCACTTAATTTTCTTTTTCTGTTGCCGATAAACATTCCTGCAAGTCCGCCCGTAAAATCACCGAATACGGTATCGGGAGTAATATCACCGTAATTGACCGTAACCAAGCCAAAGCCTCTGTCAATTATTTCTTCCTCAGGAACAGGAAAGTTCGGACCAAAGCTCAGATACAGAATAACCGGCGGTTTTTCCGCACTAACGGGAATTGTTATTTCTATCGGGAAGCTATAATCCCCTTTTGGCGTATCGAACACTATTGTACGCATTTCCGTCTTTGTCTTTCCGCCGAACACCTTGTGTCTGTTTGCTTTTCCTTCAATACTATCAACCTTTTTGGGTTTCGCGGGAGTGTATCCGAATAAATTTTCAGACAAAATATCAAGTAATTCTTTTTTTCTTTGTATCCAGTTTTTCTCTGTAACAGCATCACCATTATTCATCAAAAGAATATCCGGCAAATTTCTTTTTTTCAGTTCAGACCTAATGTTCATAGTTTAAATATTCTCCCCGGCAACAGATTTCAGCAGCACATCCGATTTAAAAGTAGTTTTACACTTTGTCTTCGGTACCAATTTAAAGCATTATAGAATTCGTGAACGATTTAGATGCCAAATTTTTGGCGATATACTCACCTCGTTTGTGCGATATATTTTCACTCTGTTCAAATGCGATATAACCTCATTTCATTCGGTTGCGATATGATATAAATTCCAATTCTCGTCCTGAAGGGACATATCGCACCGCATGGTATATCGCATCCATTAGGACATATCGCAAATTCCGACAGGAATTTATATCGCCGAATTCAACTTCGTTGAATGCATTATAGCATACATTATAATCAATTTCAATATATAAACGGAAATTTCCCCTAGATTTATGTACAAAACGAAAAGCCAACCCAAAACGGCAGGGGGAAACATGAATATGAGCCGTAAATGTGAAATGTAACGCGGCTCGTATATTTCAACCATCCTGCCTCCGCAATCTAAAAAAGCATTGAAATCAACCGATTTTCAATGCTTTTTTGCTATTATTTTGCCACTTTTTCTCCCCTATTCCGATTTTCGCCAAAAACTTTGACCCCAATTTGACCCCTACGATTTTTGTTGCATATTGACAAAGCTGTTTCTACATACTTGTGCTATTTATACAGTTGACGTGCGAGAAGCAATTTTACATTTTCTAATCATACAGATTTATTAAGTCTTTGCCAGTTCATTAATCCATTCCTTGCAACTTAAAGGTATTATCTTTTTTAAATCATAAAACCATAAACCTATTCCACTATAACACTTCACCATAAAATACACATTTTTAGCTTTGTTTTCGTTCCCATGCTCAAGAAAAATATAAAATGTATATAGATTGGAGTGGTAGAGGTCGCAAGTTCAAGTCTTGTCACTCAGACCATATCGAGTGTTCATAACAGATTCAAATTATGGACACTCGATATTTTTTGCTTATGCTTACTTTTCGGTTAATATTGAGTTGTTTTGAGCAGGTTCGCCTGCTCTTTTTGTTTTTAGGGGTTATACCGCATTAGATAAGTATTCGATGGCTACGCCCTTGCGCGAGTCAAGGATATATGGCGGTCTGTGTATGATGCCGGGGATGTCAAGCGTGCCAACAAAGCGGTAATGGATGATAACTCTTTGCGTTCTATCCTTGCCCGTTCCCTCAACGGGAAACACCTCAATCTTTTCGATCAGCTCTCGAAGAATAACGGGTGTTAAGGTTCGCATCTCCATAAACTTGCGGATAGTTCTGAGAAAGTCATCCTTTGCCGTCTGCATTCTGTCGATGCTATCGAGCTTTTCTTTCAGTTCAAGTGTCTGCCGCTTCAATTCCTCTTGCTCATTCTCGTACTTCTGAGATAGCCGCATAAACCATTCATCCGTCACCTTGCCCTCCACGTTATCCTCATAAAGCTTTTCAAAGAGTCCGAGAAGCTTTTGACTTCGTGCTCTCGCCGTTGCTAAAGCCCCTTCCGCAGCCGTTCTCTCTCGATGCATATCCTTGTTGGTCTTTTTCTCAAAAAGCTCTGCCAAGGCTTCCTCTGCGCTTTCAAGAAAGTCTGCAAGCATTCGCAGCTCCATCAGTACGATCTGCTCCAAAGCATCCTCACGGATATAATGGGTATTCTCGCAAGTGCCTCTCATTCCCTTGTAGTTTGAGCAACTAAAGAAACGAATGCTTGGGTTCTTCTGATTGAAGTTGAACCAAAGCTTATGCCCGCAATCTCCGCAGTAAAGAAAGCTCGTGAAAATGCTTTTCTTTTGGTTCTTATCCTTGGGAGGTCTGCACTTGGTCTTTTCCACAAGCTTCTGTACCTGCACCCACGTGTCACGGTCAATGATCGGCTCGTGAACGTCCTTGAAGATCGCCCAATTTTCTTTTGGGTTCTCAACTCTTGTTTTGTTTCTGAAAGACTTTGACGTGCTCTTGAAGTTGATGATGTCATCACAGTATTCTTGTTGTGAGAGCATCTTGGCAATCGTAGTCTTACACCACTTATACGGATCGGCTTGTGTTTTCTTACCGCCTCTCGGAAGTCCTTTGCTTTGCCAATACGCCATTGGCACTAACACCTTGTCCTCTTGAAGGGTTCTCGCAATGGTTTCGTTGCCCTTGCCCTCGATACACAATCGGTACACGCGTCTAACTACCTCTGCTGCCTCCGTGTCTATGATCCATCTCTTTTTGTTGTTGGGAGCTTTCATATACCCGTATGGCGGTTGAGATAACGGCTCGCCTGCGTTGCCGCGAATTTTGTGTGCGGAACGAACCTTTCTTGAAATATCCCTTGCCTTCATCTCGTTCATTACGTTACGGAAGGGTGCTAACTCGTCCTCTCCGTTCTCACTGTCGATACAGTCGTTGATAGCAATGAAACGGATGTTGTTTTCGGGGAAGTAATAGTCGGTGTACTGACCTACTTCAAGGTAGTTTCGTCCGAAGCGGGATGAGTCCTTGACGATGACGGTTGAGATATATCCCATATCCGCAAGCATCCTTTGGAAGTCGGGACGGTTGAAGTTTGTGCCCGTGTATCCGTCGTCCACATGGAACCTTGTGTTAGTAAAGCCGTGCTCCTTTGCGTACTTCGCGATGAGCTTTTTCTGATTGGCAATGGAGTTGCTGTCCCCCTCTGTGCCATCATCACGGGAGAGTCGGCAATAGAGTGCCGTGATCCCCATTTTCTCAGTTGGTTTCGCTGTCGTTTTTCCCTGCATTCTTCTCCTTTCTATCCGAGGATTTCTCAATCGGATCGGCAGCCGAAACATATTCCGCCTTTATTGTATCACCGTCCGCATCATCCGTCAAATGTGTGAGATTATTTTTGATTATTCTTTCAAAGCGAGTTTTCACGTTTTGCTCGCCATCGTCAAGATACTTGGGCGTGACGATATAGGTAATACCGTTCACTTGGTATGTGCGCTCTCGTATTCTTTTCACTATCTCCAATTTCTTCGTCATTGTGTTAGCGGGAATCTCTGTTCCTCCTTGCCTTGTAGCGGCTCTCGAGCATTTTCATTATGTCGGCGGCTATGTCCTTGGGTGTTGCGCTTCTTGGATAATACTTTTTGAGGTCGTCCATAAAGAGCGTGACCTTCTCCTTTTGGTTGGCTTTTTCCTCGCTCATAATCTCGGCAAGATCGTGCCACGTTAGCTCTCGTACCTCGTTGATCTTTCTCATACGAACCGTCTGTGAATAAGACGGTGTGCAATCGCAAAGCTCACACTCTCGGTGGAGCATCTTCTGCGTTTCAATTGGTAGCCGTGAGATCTCCACGGCGGGAGTCAAAGCCATCTTGCCCTCGTCCACCATTTGCAGAAATTCGGGAATGAGATTTGTGAGTGCGATATACCTCTGCACTTGCGACTTGCTCTCGTCGCTTTCAAGGGCAATTCGCTCCACCGATGTGAGCGACTTTTGACCACGATGGTCAGAAGTTAGATCGGTGCGTTCGCCTTGTCTTTTGATGGCATCGAGCTTCATCTTGTAGGCGAAAGCTTTCTCGCTCGGCAGCAGACCGTCACGGTGAAGATTTGAGTCAGCCATCACGACGATTGCTTCTTCTCTTGTAAGCTCTCTCACTACGGCAGGCACTTCAAAAATTCCGAGCTTGTTGCAAGCAAAAACTCGGCGGTGTCCTGACACGATTTCGTACTCGCCGTTCTCCATCGGTCGCACGACGATTGGTGTGAGGACTCCTTGTGCCTTGATACTCTCAACGAGGCTTGCTTTTGCAAATAA
Coding sequences:
- a CDS encoding DUF4368 domain-containing protein; this encodes MFRLPIRLRNPRIERRRMQGKTTAKPTEKMGITALYCRLSRDDGTEGDSNSIANQKKLIAKYAKEHGFTNTRFHVDDGYTGTNFNRPDFQRMLADMGYISTVIVKDSSRFGRNYLEVGQYTDYYFPENNIRFIAINDCIDSENGEDELAPFRNVMNEMKARDISRKVRSAHKIRGNAGEPLSQPPYGYMKAPNNKKRWIIDTEAAEVVRRVYRLCIEGKGNETIARTLQEDKVLVPMAYWQSKGLPRGGKKTQADPYKWCKTTIAKMLSQQEYCDDIINFKSTSKSFRNKTRVENPKENWAIFKDVHEPIIDRDTWVQVQKLVEKTKCRPPKDKNQKKSIFTSFLYCGDCGHKLWFNFNQKNPSIRFFSCSNYKGMRGTCENTHYIREDALEQIVLMELRMLADFLESAEEALAELFEKKTNKDMHRERTAAEGALATARARSQKLLGLFEKLYEDNVEGKVTDEWFMRLSQKYENEQEELKRQTLELKEKLDSIDRMQTAKDDFLRTIRKFMEMRTLTPVILRELIEKIEVFPVEGTGKDRTQRVIIHYRFVGTLDIPGIIHRPPYILDSRKGVAIEYLSNAV
- a CDS encoding ParB/RepB/Spo0J family partition protein, which gives rise to MKAQGVLTPIVVRPMENGEYEIVSGHRRVFACNKLGIFEVPAVVRELTREEAIVVMADSNLHRDGLLPSEKAFAYKMKLDAIKRQGERTDLTSDHRGQKSLTSVERIALESDESKSQVQRYIALTNLIPEFLQMVDEGKMALTPAVEISRLPIETQKMLHRECELCDCTPSYSQTVRMRKINEVRELTWHDLAEIMSEEKANQKEKVTLFMDDLKKYYPRSATPKDIAADIMKMLESRYKARRNRDSR